One Vanessa atalanta chromosome 6, ilVanAtal1.2, whole genome shotgun sequence genomic window carries:
- the LOC125064485 gene encoding nuclear receptor-binding protein homolog has protein sequence MSGGRSIDKERKSPRESGEDSEDESEILEESPCGRWLKRREEVEQRDVPGIDCAHLAMDTEEGVEVVWNEVQFSERKNFKAQEDKIQMVFDNLTRLEHPNIVKFHRYWTDTHNDKPRVIFITEYMSCGSLKQFLKRTKRNVKRLPLQAWKRWCTQILSALSYLHGCVPPIVHGNLTCDTIFIQHNGLVKIGSVAPDAIHHHVKTCRENMRNMHLIAPEYGSSQMVTPAMDIYSFGMCALETAALEIQGNGDSGSHVTEDHIVRTVESLEEPRQKDFIYRCINKDPAKRPTARELLFHPLLFEVHSLKLLAAHTLVNTSANISETITDEVCGGAGGAALAWCERAGLRHELSAKDLPHAEKLEKFVEDVKYGIYPLTAYGPARRAASPCERARAASESAPASPEPRARDLETRRVVNMMCSLKPAPAPPAPPAPPDTDLLMTILLRMDDKMNRQLTCCVSRRDSAHALAHELVQLGFIHEADRDKICRLMEESLRSSFGQLPRAPLVS, from the exons GTCGAACAGCGAGATGTGCCAGGTATCGATTGCGCGCACCTCGCAATGGACACAGAGGAGGGCGTGGAGGTCGTTTGGAACGAAGTCCAGTTCTCCGAGCGAAAGAACTTTAAAGCGCAGGAAGATAAGATTCAAATGGTATTCGACAACCTCACACGGCTTGAACACCCAAACATCGTCAAGTTTCATCGGTATTGGACAGACACACACAACGATAAGCCAAGG GTGATATTTATAACAGAGTATATGTCGTGTGGATCTCTAAAACAATTCTTAAAGCGAACTAAGCGAAACGTCAAGAGGCTGCCACTACAGGCTTGGAAACGATGGTGTACTCAAATACTTTCGGCTCTCAG CTATCTTCACGGTTGTGTACCACCAATCGTCCACGGCAACCTAACCTGCGACACGATCTTCATTCAGCATAACGGGCTTGTCAAGATCGGTTCAGTGGCACCAGACGCTATCCATCACCACGTCAAGACCTGTCGCGAGAACATGAGGAACATGCATCTCATCGCACCAGAATACGGAT CATCTCAAATGGTGACGCCAGCGATGGATATCTACTCATTCGGCATGTGCGCTCTCGAGACCGCAGCTCTTGAGATTCAGGGCAATGGTGACTCCGGTAGCCACGTCACTGAAGATCACATCGTTCGGACAGTTGAGTCTCTCGAGGAGCCCAGGCAGAAGGACTTCATATACAG ATGCATAAATAAGGATCCGGCGAAGAGGCCTACGGCCAGAGAGCTCCTGTTTCACCCTTTGCTGTTCGAAGTTCACTCCCTCAAACTGCTAGCGGCTCATACTCTCGTCAATACCAGTG CGAACATCTCGGAGACGATAACGGACGAGGTgtgcggcggcgcgggcggcgcggcgctggCGTGGTGCGAGCGCGCCGGCCTGCGCCACGAGCTGTCCGCCAAGGACCTGCCGCACGCCGAGAAGCTCGAGAAGTTCGTCGAGGACGTCAA GTACGGCATCTACCCGCTGACGGCCTACGGgcccgcgcgccgcgccgcgtcGCCGTgcgagcgcgcgcgcgccgcgtcCGAGAGCGCGCCCGCCTCGCCCGAGCCGCGCGCGCGCGACCTGGAGACGCGCCGCGTCGTCAACATGATGTGCAGCCTCaagcccgcgcccgcgccgcccgcgccgcccgcgccgcccgacACCGACCTGCTG ATGACGATCCTGCTGCGCATGGACGACAAGATGAACCGGCAGCTCACGTGCTGCGTGTCGCGCCGCGACTCCGCGCACGCGCTGGCGCACGAGCTCGTGCAGCTCGGCTTCATACACGAG GCCGACCGCGACAAGATCTGCCGGCTGATGGAGGAGTCGCTGCGCAGCAGCTTCGGGCAGCTGCCCCGCGCGCCGCTGGTGAGCTAG
- the LOC125064951 gene encoding uncharacterized protein LOC125064951, with protein MKMSLCNTFRLFVVSLIIVLSSIDTPAAFTLRRTAGGGESSRDLAQESVSLQIKNELKASSTTLSTLKSNDNLILNSSLSTPRTGNGVQGFDTYEIIESNNSQNPDEESQVLSSDPPDLALVNGAETTTEPVTTSEYNNESVDKTTPISEQINNEPKAITSNSRKVEFIQNEAIAVSDATEILPDSTFKLDEPEITTSYESENLPTWKKYTTIDRKRPVATTIDDEGTPLNKTEEMIKAETKPLRVSLQDTVTSDIPSLEQLKNELLNSTLKDRALESETETVSLVSTEINTPPEESSIKWDTFESKRAGYLDLSQKVSNERTVVGDPEFKVNSKETIRAMFEIEGVEADMAEDKNENRMQSQSQLNEDAIKEELLKEKLINENNENADRFDPTIQPLLDVDNSNYTSIQFNTFNELSVKPINGDKVKNTTLYAVNPNYKPLKKIEVQAPKQFVRDPDDNSWRNESLSSLGIVFKPKNSSKPFTQVLKNKTETEWNSLMEKDSKNDIPDLKERLQKMAEMRKSKRKKTDSFGNIVYFDYEENSSSGEHSTTDQPLSAITSSAESLTTDILDERSNNSSEVSDVTTPIIFTTEKARGKVRNSYSTRKFRKFFNVPEYYDSTDEDDVDYLNMAKIDIKKFTTSPKTVPTTTPTPTQRPWTFNKVSHTISPERKATIQYFPPLSTQKVNINDYDSDFKHKVNSFTNTEPPTNILPVSLDRPLTIDNSHQYKTQNEKVKPFEIATKPEFNRNSFYSTQPPHTTQTEFTLLNSDGNYDRDSYVIRHYKDYLSEAAKDNDFDKNIDYVPYTKAPPQDVTQTDLITYVTEKAKMNIDNEYDYETQFRKDVLQRFVDNFNQNSERYKSEFPILFNNSVIHRDTENGRDIASSRAFMRGLYNTNPKIKHAQRESYDPNNDNMTVELSPSYELHYYMPEQEEKEVAVPQPVTLPYQYRL; from the exons ATGAAGATGTCACTGTGCAACACTTTCAG GTTATTCGTTGTAAGCTTGATTATCGTGTTGTCAAGTATTGACACACCAGCAGCATTCACGCTCCGTCGCACTGCGGGCGGCGGCGAGTCAAGCCGAGATCTTGCTCAAGAAAGCgtttcattacaaataaaaaatgagctTAAAGCATCATCTACCACTCTTTCGactttaaaaagtaatgatAATTTGATATTGAACTCATCCTTATCGACACCTAGGACAGGTAATGGAGTACAAGGATTTGATACCTACGAAATTATAGAATCGAATAATTCACAAAATCCAGATGAAGAAAGCCAAGTTTTAAGTTCGGATCCGCCCGATTTAGCGCTAGTAAATGGTGCTGAAACGACAACGGAACCTGTAACGACGAGCGAATACAATAATGAATCTGTCGATAAAACCACGCCGATATCAGAACAAATCAATAATGAACCTAAAGCAATTACTAGCAATTCTAGGAAAGTTGAATTCATTCAAAATGAAGCCATTGCTGTATCTGATGCAACTGAGATATTACCAGATTCTACGTTTAAATTAGATGAGCCTGAAATTACAACATCTTATGAATCGGAAAATCTTCCAACATGGAAAAAATATACGACGATTGATAGAAAACGACCAGTAGCTACAACAATCGATGACGAAGGTACTCCGTTAAATAAAACAGAAGAAATGATTAAAGCTGAAACAAAACCATTAAGGGTTTCTCTTCAGGATACTGTTACTTCTGATATACCCTCGttagaacaattaaaaaatgagCTCTTGAATTCTACATTAAAAGATCGAGCGTTGGAAAGTGAAACTGAAACAGTAAGTTTAGTTTCAACGGAAATAAATACACCACCAGAAGAGTCTTCAATTAAATGGGACACATTTGAATCAAAAAGAGCAGGATATTTGGATTTATCACAAAAAGTGTCAAATGAGCGGACCGTAGTAGGAGATCCCGAATTTAAAGTGAATTCTAAAGAAACTATACGTGCAATGTTTGAAATCGAAGGTGTAGAAGCCGATATGGCAgaagataaaaatgaaaatagaatGCAGTCGCAGAGTCAACTG aacGAAGACGCCATTAAAGAGGAGCTtctgaaagaaaaattaataaatgaaaacaatgaaAATGCTGATCGATTCGATCCTACAATTCAACCTCTGCTTGACGTagataattcaaattatacttcaatacaatttaatacttttaatgaacTGAGCGTAAAACCGATAAACGGTGACAAAGTAAAAAACACAACACTATATGCAGTGAATCCTAATTACAAACCATTGAAAAAAATAGAAGTGCAAGCGCCTAAGCAATTTGTTAGAGACCCCGACGACAATAGCTGGAGGAATGAAAGCTTAAGCTCATTGGGAATAGTTTTTAAACCAAAGAATTCTTCAAAACCTTTCACTCAAGTCTTGAAAAATAAGACAGAGACAGAATGGAACAGTTTAATGGAGAAAGACAGCAAAAATGACATACCTGACTTAAAAGAACGATTACAGAAAATGGCTGAAATGAGGAAATCTAAACGGAAGAAAACAGACTCCTTCGGTAATATTGTTTACTTTGATTACGAAGAAAATAGCAGTTCGGGGGAACATAGCACGACAGACCAACCTTTATCGGCTATTACATCTTCTGCCGAATCTCTGACGACTGACATATTAGACGAGCGCAGCAACAATTCATCAGAAGTTTCAGATGTCACTACACCTATAATTTTCACAACGGAAAAAGCAAGAGGCAAAGTTAGAAATTCATATTCAACGAGGAAGTTTAGAAAATTCTTCAACGTTCCCGAATACTACGATAGCACTGATGAGGATGATGTCGACTATTTGAATATGGCTAAAATAGACATCAAAAAGTTCACCACTTCGCCCAAAACAGTGCCTACCACAACTCCAACGCCAACACAACGGCCGTGGACATTCAACAAAGTATCACACACAATATCACCTGAGCGTAAAGCTACAATACAGTATTTCCCACCGCTCTCCACCCAAAAAGTTAACATTAACGATTACGATAGTGattttaaacataaagttaATTCGTTTACTAACACTGAACCGCCAACGAATATTTTACCTGTATCATTAGATAGACCATTAACTATAGACAATTCTCATCAgtataaaacacaaaatgaaAAAGTTAAACCTTTTGAGATAGCTACAAAGCCagaatttaatagaaattctTTCTATTCGACTCAACCACCACACACGACACAAACAGAATTCACGTTACTGAACAGTGACGGAAATTACGATAGAGATTCCTATGTTATTAGACACTATAAAGATTACCTAAGCGAAGCCGCGAAGGATAATGACTTCGATAAGAATATAGATTACGTTCCGTACACGAAGGCTCCGCCTCAAGACGTCACCCAGACTGATCTCATAACTTACGTGACGGAAAAAGCAAAAATGAACATAGATAACGAGTATGATTATGAAACACAGTTTCGTAAAGACGTCTTACAGAGATTCGTTgataatttcaatcaaaacaGCGAACGTTATAAATCAGaatttccaattttatttaacaacagCGTTATTCATAGAGATACAGAAAACGGTAGAGATATCGCTTCATCGAGGGCGTTTATGAGAGGTCTTTATAACACAAATCCAAAGATAAAACACGCTCAAAGGGAATCTTACGATCCAAATAACGACAATATGACCGTAGAACTATCGCCGTCCTACGAGCTACATTATTACATGCCCGAGCAGGAAGAAAAAGAAGTAGCGGTCCCGCAACCAGTTACGCTGCCATACCAATATAGATTATGA